TCGAAGGATCGGTTGCAGAGAAGGCCTGCGGCATCGCGGGCATACTGATGGAGATGAAGGGCTGCAGGGACGGAAGAGCTATGGCCGAGGAGATCCTCAGATCCGGTCGCGCCCACAGGAAATTCCTGGAGATCGTTGAGGCACAGAAGGGCCGCCCGGATCTGAAATCAGACGACCTGTCCCCTGGAAAGTTCGTCAAGGATGTCCATGCCAAGAGGAACGGCCGTGTCCAGTTCGTCGACAATTCAAGTATGGTGGCGATAGCGAAAGGAGCAGGAGCACCTGCGGACCTGGGGGCCGGCATAGAGATACTTCACAAGATCGGTGATGAGGTCAAGGAAGGCGATGTCCTGTTCCGCATCTATGCGGAGAACGAATCCAAACTCAACCGCGCCATCGATTCGGCAAGATCGCGCCGTCCAATGGAGGTCAGGGACCGTCCTGTGTCCAGCGTACCATCGGACATCATCCTCAGGAGAATACCTTCCAAAGAGATTCTGGACCTTATCCGCTACAGAGATCAGCAATCCTCTTGTTGAAATCCGTCGGAATCGCCCATCAAACGTTATAATCTGAACCGTGATACACCAGTTCATGAAAGTAGACCCCGACGACCTTGCGGCGGCAATGGAGAATGATCCCGCTCTCATCGATGAGAACGACGCGATCAAATACCACACCGGACTCCAGGCAGTCAGCATGTACAGGGAGAGCCACGAGCTATGGCTGAAAGGCGAGAAGGAGAAGGCCAGAGAGATCAATTACAAGGCCCACCAGCTGACGGGATGCGACATTCACCCCGGAGCCACCATCGGAAAGAGGTTCTTCATCGACCATGCGACCGGGGTCGTCATCGGAGAGACCACCATCATCGGTGATGATGTGTCCCTCTACCAGGGAGTCACACTGGGCGGAGTCTCCACCAACAAAGGCAAGAGGCACCCCACCCTCGGTAACCACATAGTTATCGGGTGCAACGCTTCCATTCTCGGAAATATCACCATCGGGA
The nucleotide sequence above comes from Methanomassiliicoccales archaeon LGM-RCC1. Encoded proteins:
- the cysE gene encoding serine O-acetyltransferase, producing the protein MKVDPDDLAAAMENDPALIDENDAIKYHTGLQAVSMYRESHELWLKGEKEKAREINYKAHQLTGCDIHPGATIGKRFFIDHATGVVIGETTIIGDDVSLYQGVTLGGVSTNKGKRHPTLGNHIVIGCNASILGNITIGNNVRIGAGSVVLNDVPDDCTVVGVPGKVVRHKGVKVNCELMHCDLPDPEEDEIVMLRKEIEELKKQIAELKK